One stretch of Odocoileus virginianus isolate 20LAN1187 ecotype Illinois chromosome 26, Ovbor_1.2, whole genome shotgun sequence DNA includes these proteins:
- the LOC110124069 gene encoding atypical chemokine receptor 2 isoform X1: MTQDFLCRELQDWVHPPAMATTASPLLPTTKVASSENSSSFYDYEYYLEDLIFMVCRKDEVLSFGRVFLPLFYSLIFVLGLVGNLLLLAVLLRFVPRRRMTETYLLNLAISNLLFVVTLPFWGISVAWHWVFGSFLCKAVSTLYTMNFYSGIFFISCMSLDKYLEIVCARPYHRLRTRAKSLLLAAAVWAVALAVSIPDMVFVRTHENSPGVWDCYADYGGHGTVWKLFLRFQQNLLGFLLPLLAMIFFYSRIGSVLVSLRPPGQSRALRMAIALVVAFFVLWFPYNLTLFLHSLLDLQVFGDCRLSQRLDYALQVTESVAFLHCCFSPVLYAFSSRRFRQYLKAFLATVLRRQQALPSSYSESSRLTAQEDVMGMSDLGERQAESSSDKALDL, from the coding sequence AGCTCCAGGACTGGGTGCATCCTCCCGCCATGGCCACCACCGCCTCCCCTCTGCTGCCCACCACCAAGGTGGCCAGTTCTGAGAACAGCAGCTCCTTCTATGACTATGAGTACTACCTGGAGGACCTGATCTTCATGGTGTGCAGGAAGGACGAGGTGCTGTCATTCGGCAGAGTCTTTCTGCCTCTGTTCTACAGCCTGATCTTTGTGCTGGGCCTGGTTGGAAACCTCCTCCTCCTAGCGGTCTTGCTCCGGTTTGTGCCTCGAAGACGGATGACCGAGACCTATCTGCTGAACCTGGCCATCTCCAACCTCCTGTTTGTGGTGACGCTGCCCTTCTGGGGCATCTCTGTGGCGTGGCATTGGGTCTTTGGGAGCTTCTTATGCAAGGCGGTGAGCACCCTCTATACCATGAACTTCTACAGTGGCATCTTCTTCATCAGCTGCATGAGCCTGGACAAGTACCTGGAGATTGTCTGCGCTCGGCCCTACCACCGACTGAGGACCCGGGCCAAGAGCCTGCTGCTTGCAGCCGCTGTGTGGGCTGTGGCCCTGGCCGTCTCCATTCCTGACATGGTCTTTGTGAGGACGCATGAAAACTCCCCCGGCGTGTGGGACTGCTATGCGGATTATGGGGGACATGGGACCGTCTGGAAGCTCTTCCTCCGCTTCCAGCAGAACCTCCTGGGGTTCCTCCTCCCGCTCCTTGCCATGATCTTCTTCTACTCCCGCATTGGCTCTGTGCTGGTCAGCCTGAGGCCCCCGGGCCAGAGCCGGGCCCTGAGGATGGCCATAGCTCTGGTGGTGGCCTTCTTTGTGCTGTGGTTCCCATACAACCTCACCTTGTTTCTGCACTCGCTGCTGGACCTGCAAGTCTTTGGGGACTGCAGGCTCAGCCAGCGCCTGGACTATGCGCTGCAGGTGACGGAGAGCGTCGCCTTCCTGCACTGCTGCTTCAGCCCCGTCCTCTACGCCTTCTCCAGCCGCCGCTTCCGCCAGTACCTCAAGGCTTTCCTGGCCACTGTGCTCAGAAGGCAACAGGCCCTGCCGTCCAGCTATTCTGAGAGCAGCAGGCTCACTGCCCAGGAAGATGTAATGGGCATGAGTGACCTCGGGGAGAGGCAGGCTGAGAGCTCCTCCGACAAGGCTCTAGATCTCTAG
- the LOC110124069 gene encoding atypical chemokine receptor 2 isoform X2, producing the protein MATTASPLLPTTKVASSENSSSFYDYEYYLEDLIFMVCRKDEVLSFGRVFLPLFYSLIFVLGLVGNLLLLAVLLRFVPRRRMTETYLLNLAISNLLFVVTLPFWGISVAWHWVFGSFLCKAVSTLYTMNFYSGIFFISCMSLDKYLEIVCARPYHRLRTRAKSLLLAAAVWAVALAVSIPDMVFVRTHENSPGVWDCYADYGGHGTVWKLFLRFQQNLLGFLLPLLAMIFFYSRIGSVLVSLRPPGQSRALRMAIALVVAFFVLWFPYNLTLFLHSLLDLQVFGDCRLSQRLDYALQVTESVAFLHCCFSPVLYAFSSRRFRQYLKAFLATVLRRQQALPSSYSESSRLTAQEDVMGMSDLGERQAESSSDKALDL; encoded by the coding sequence ATGGCCACCACCGCCTCCCCTCTGCTGCCCACCACCAAGGTGGCCAGTTCTGAGAACAGCAGCTCCTTCTATGACTATGAGTACTACCTGGAGGACCTGATCTTCATGGTGTGCAGGAAGGACGAGGTGCTGTCATTCGGCAGAGTCTTTCTGCCTCTGTTCTACAGCCTGATCTTTGTGCTGGGCCTGGTTGGAAACCTCCTCCTCCTAGCGGTCTTGCTCCGGTTTGTGCCTCGAAGACGGATGACCGAGACCTATCTGCTGAACCTGGCCATCTCCAACCTCCTGTTTGTGGTGACGCTGCCCTTCTGGGGCATCTCTGTGGCGTGGCATTGGGTCTTTGGGAGCTTCTTATGCAAGGCGGTGAGCACCCTCTATACCATGAACTTCTACAGTGGCATCTTCTTCATCAGCTGCATGAGCCTGGACAAGTACCTGGAGATTGTCTGCGCTCGGCCCTACCACCGACTGAGGACCCGGGCCAAGAGCCTGCTGCTTGCAGCCGCTGTGTGGGCTGTGGCCCTGGCCGTCTCCATTCCTGACATGGTCTTTGTGAGGACGCATGAAAACTCCCCCGGCGTGTGGGACTGCTATGCGGATTATGGGGGACATGGGACCGTCTGGAAGCTCTTCCTCCGCTTCCAGCAGAACCTCCTGGGGTTCCTCCTCCCGCTCCTTGCCATGATCTTCTTCTACTCCCGCATTGGCTCTGTGCTGGTCAGCCTGAGGCCCCCGGGCCAGAGCCGGGCCCTGAGGATGGCCATAGCTCTGGTGGTGGCCTTCTTTGTGCTGTGGTTCCCATACAACCTCACCTTGTTTCTGCACTCGCTGCTGGACCTGCAAGTCTTTGGGGACTGCAGGCTCAGCCAGCGCCTGGACTATGCGCTGCAGGTGACGGAGAGCGTCGCCTTCCTGCACTGCTGCTTCAGCCCCGTCCTCTACGCCTTCTCCAGCCGCCGCTTCCGCCAGTACCTCAAGGCTTTCCTGGCCACTGTGCTCAGAAGGCAACAGGCCCTGCCGTCCAGCTATTCTGAGAGCAGCAGGCTCACTGCCCAGGAAGATGTAATGGGCATGAGTGACCTCGGGGAGAGGCAGGCTGAGAGCTCCTCCGACAAGGCTCTAGATCTCTAG